GTCGTACGGTCGCTGGCAACCGACTTCGATGCGGACTGGGATGTGGATGGGGACGACCTCAGCCATCTGCAGTCATGCGCTTCCGGCCCAGCGGTGCCCTTCAGCGCCGGCGACTGTGCCCACGCCGATCTCGATGGCGACGGCGACGTAGACCAGTCCGACTTCGGCATCTTCCAGCGGTGCTACCGCGGAGCCAATCAGCCAGCCGATCCGCAATGCTGCGGTTCGGCAGGACCGACGCAGCCGATCACAGGAGGGTCGTAATCATCGGGTCGAACCACTCCTGCCGACCGGATTCGAGTTGCACGATAAGGCCGCCGACCGGGTCCACTTCCACCGTCCAGCCGGTGTAGTCGCGTCCCTCACGGCGGAGACGGATTTTCTGGCCCACGGCTTCGGCGTAGTTGAGCCACGCGGCGTGCACTCGCCCGGTCTGCCCCCATCCGGCGGGATCCAGCCACTCGTCAAGGGATTGCAGCAGGCAGCGGATCACCTCGACGCGGTCGATCGGATGTGAGCCGGCCAACTCCAGCGAGGTCGCGACTCCGCGCAAGTCAGGTGGGAAATGCCCGGCCTGCTGCAGGCAGTTGATTCCGATGCCAACCACCCACGCTCGTCGCTCCTCGGTCAGAATCCTGGATTCGATCAGAATGCCCCCCAGCTTACGACCGCTGTAACGCAGGTCGTTGGGCCACTTGATAGCCGGCGTGATCTCGGTTGCCCGACGGATCGCCTCGCAGGCGGCCACGGCGGACACTTGAGTCAGCCAGGCCGAGATACCGGCCGGAGAACCGGCCTCGACCTTGCCGATCTCGGCCGCGGGAGGAACCAGAACCAGGCTGGCCAGCACACTTGCCCCGCGCGGCGACAACCAGGTACGCCCCATCCGCCCCCGGCCCTCGAGCTGAATATTGGCCAGGACGACCAGGCCGTCGGCATCCGCCCCTTCACAAGCCTTCAGGGCAAGGTTATTGGTGCTATCCGCCTCATCGAGAATCAAAATCTGGCGGCCAACTCTCCTAGGAACCCAGCCTTGATGGAGTTGGCCCACGGTGATCCACGTTGCCGGTTCAGAGGGCATGGTCAGTCGTCCCTCAAGGCGGAAATGCGCAGATCGTCGATGACCATTGCGGCCGGACCGTGGACCTTGACGAAGAACGAGTAGTTGTCCCGGTCAAGTCGCGGGGTCTTGATCACCCGCGTGTCGATCGTATTCTCGGGCGCGCCCCATCGGCGACGCTCGCCCAGGATCGACTGCCCCTCCGGACTCAACATCCCGATCTCGAAGGGATCGTTGTCCTGGCCACCACGGTCGACAACGCGGTAGAGAACCGAAATCTGGTAGGCCCGATACGCCAGCATGGTCGCATGAGCAGGGTCGGTCACGAACGTGACATGCTCGCCGGGCCCCAGCGTCCGGGTATCAATCAGAACCGATCTGCCCCCGGTGAGCGCCAGCCGCAAGTCCTGTGTGGGTGTGGCTCCATCCTTGAGTGCGTAGCGGCGATCCGGATTCAGGTTGAAGCCGAATGCCAGCACCAGATCCAGCCGCTGGGCGGGCACCGCGTCCACACGATCCCAAAGCGGCAAGGTGGCGGAACCCTTT
This region of Phycisphaerae bacterium genomic DNA includes:
- a CDS encoding biotin--[acetyl-CoA-carboxylase] ligase, whose amino-acid sequence is MPSEPATWITVGQLHQGWVPRRVGRQILILDEADSTNNLALKACEGADADGLVVLANIQLEGRGRMGRTWLSPRGASVLASLVLVPPAAEIGKVEAGSPAGISAWLTQVSAVAACEAIRRATEITPAIKWPNDLRYSGRKLGGILIESRILTEERRAWVVGIGINCLQQAGHFPPDLRGVATSLELAGSHPIDRVEVIRCLLQSLDEWLDPAGWGQTGRVHAAWLNYAEAVGQKIRLRREGRDYTGWTVEVDPVGGLIVQLESGRQEWFDPMITTLL